A part of Paenibacillus sp. IHBB 10380 genomic DNA contains:
- a CDS encoding ABC transporter ATP-binding protein, which translates to MSQPLIEVSGLKKYFNVGNGNVVKAVDDINFSIREGETLGLVGESGCGKSTAGRTILRLYEPSGGSVKFNGTDIYKLSPSKMKAMRRDMQMIFQDPYASLNPRFTVSDIIGEALDIHNLAGSRKERKKRIEELLDTVGLNSDHATRYPHEFSGGQRQRIGIARSLAVNPKFIICDEPISALDVSIQAQVVNLLKDLQNRMGLTYLFIAHDLSMVKHISDRVAVMYLGKMVELADSEELYNNPIHPYTKTLLSAIPVPDPEIEANKKRIIMPDDKSGPIFSGKDSSGNRIEPKLVEVSKGHWVAMPYE; encoded by the coding sequence ATGAGTCAACCATTGATAGAAGTAAGTGGTCTTAAGAAATATTTTAATGTGGGTAATGGAAATGTAGTCAAAGCTGTTGATGACATTAACTTTTCCATTCGTGAAGGTGAAACACTAGGATTAGTAGGAGAATCAGGCTGTGGTAAATCTACCGCAGGTCGTACCATTCTTCGGTTATATGAACCTAGTGGTGGTAGCGTAAAATTTAATGGTACAGATATCTATAAGCTCTCTCCGAGTAAAATGAAAGCTATGCGCCGCGATATGCAGATGATATTCCAAGATCCTTATGCATCGCTAAATCCGCGCTTTACAGTATCTGATATTATCGGTGAAGCTTTAGATATTCATAATTTAGCTGGAAGCCGGAAAGAGCGGAAAAAGCGTATTGAAGAGCTACTTGATACCGTAGGGCTTAATTCTGATCATGCCACTCGTTATCCACATGAATTCTCTGGTGGTCAACGTCAACGTATTGGGATCGCTCGTTCACTTGCTGTGAATCCGAAATTCATCATTTGTGATGAACCGATCTCAGCCCTTGACGTGTCAATTCAGGCACAAGTCGTGAATCTGCTTAAGGATCTACAGAATCGAATGGGATTGACTTATTTATTCATTGCCCACGATTTGTCTATGGTTAAGCATATTAGTGATAGAGTTGCTGTGATGTATCTTGGGAAGATGGTTGAGTTAGCGGATAGTGAAGAACTATACAATAATCCAATTCATCCTTATACCAAAACACTACTGTCTGCTATTCCAGTTCCAGATCCTGAGATTGAAGCTAATAAAAAGCGTATTATTATGCCTGACGATAAGTCAGGTCCGATATTCTCAGGTAAAGATAGTTCAGGGAATAGAATAGAGCCTAAGCTAGTCGAAGTATCTAAAGGACATTGGGTTGCAATGCCTTACGAATGA
- the rsmH gene encoding 16S rRNA (cytosine(1402)-N(4))-methyltransferase RsmH: MFHHITVLKEEATEGLRIKRDGIYVDCTLGGAGHSSLIASKLGEYGRLIGLDQDDWALDHAKELLSPYSDRISLVKTNFRYLEEALKDLAVPQKDGVPQVDGILFDLGVSSPQFDEGDRGFSYNHDAPLDMRMDQSAKLTAAEIINEWSEQEIAKILFMYGEEKFSRRIAKIIVERRTKEPIKTTGELVEIIKEGIPAAARRTGGHPAKRSFQALRIAVNDELGAFEEGLHQAVRCLAPGGRVSVITFHSLEDRICKQILASYLEKCTCPTDFPMCVCGGNGQMKLVNRKPLVPSELELEQNSRARSAKLRIAEKL, translated from the coding sequence TTGTTTCATCACATCACGGTGCTTAAAGAAGAAGCGACAGAGGGGCTGCGCATCAAAAGAGATGGCATTTATGTCGACTGTACTCTGGGTGGCGCAGGTCATAGCTCATTGATCGCATCTAAGCTTGGAGAATATGGAAGATTAATTGGGCTCGATCAAGACGATTGGGCATTAGACCATGCAAAGGAACTGCTATCTCCTTACAGTGATCGAATATCATTGGTTAAGACAAACTTTCGATACTTGGAAGAAGCTTTGAAGGATCTCGCTGTCCCGCAGAAGGACGGGGTTCCCCAGGTAGACGGAATATTATTCGATCTTGGGGTATCATCCCCACAGTTTGATGAAGGCGACCGAGGATTTAGCTACAATCACGATGCTCCGTTAGATATGCGAATGGATCAATCTGCTAAGCTAACGGCTGCTGAGATTATTAATGAATGGTCAGAACAGGAAATTGCCAAAATATTGTTTATGTATGGTGAGGAGAAATTCTCTCGGCGAATCGCTAAGATCATTGTAGAGCGCCGGACCAAGGAGCCTATTAAAACAACAGGTGAATTGGTCGAAATCATTAAAGAGGGAATTCCAGCGGCTGCCCGTAGAACAGGTGGACATCCTGCGAAACGGAGTTTCCAAGCTTTGCGAATTGCAGTGAATGATGAGCTCGGCGCATTTGAAGAAGGGCTTCACCAGGCTGTGCGGTGCTTGGCACCAGGCGGAAGAGTATCAGTAATTACCTTCCACTCATTGGAAGATAGAATTTGTAAACAAATATTGGCGAGTTATTTAGAGAAATGTACCTGTCCAACTGATTTCCCTATGTGTGTATGTGGGGGTAATGGGCAAATGAAACTTGTGAACCGTAAGCCATTGGTTCCTAGTGAATTGGAATTGGAACAGAACTCACGTGCACGCTCAGCCAAATTGAGAATCGCGGAGAAACTGTAG
- the bshC gene encoding bacillithiol biosynthesis cysteine-adding enzyme BshC: MNVVIDPLKSGSALANDYINHYEKVESLYGKDYHHETTWIERAQWLDDTEDRRVDRHDLVEILREYNGKHNAHNAVHTSLDKLEKPGALVIVGGQQSGLFTGSMLVVYKAITIIQAAREAEKRLKRSVVPIFWIAGEDHDWDEVNHTYLLTGDMNLTKIRMDKHKQTRSSVSQTPVSDKEWARAINMVIATLQDSEFKADIVSIIRQATESSNNLSDAFAKLMGELFGQYGLVLLDSADPELRKLEQTVFQSMIEKNEELGRAYQVSAGQITSLGYELQADVAEDGANLFYIHEGNRLLLTRVEDRFMDRKGLVAFTREQLLDMLHSHPERFSNNVLTRPLMQDSLFPVLGSVLGQGEISYWAITRQAFEVLGLEMPILLPRMSFTMIEGTQHKYMDKYGLSFQDVQHHLQERRNQWLSEQDTVHIDTQFEATRKAFEQLYEPLIQQLGDLQAGLITIGENNKSKILDQITYMERKAKEALEQRHEATLRQWDRIETLLFPLGQPQERVYNLFYYANRYGVSFIRNIMEISVDYSGGHRIIYL; encoded by the coding sequence ATGAATGTGGTTATAGATCCGTTAAAAAGTGGGTCGGCTCTGGCAAATGATTATATTAACCATTACGAGAAGGTTGAAAGTTTGTATGGTAAAGATTATCACCATGAGACAACTTGGATTGAACGGGCACAGTGGCTTGATGATACTGAAGACAGACGAGTTGATCGCCATGACTTGGTTGAAATATTGAGAGAATATAATGGGAAGCACAATGCCCATAATGCTGTACATACATCACTTGATAAACTGGAGAAACCTGGAGCCCTTGTTATAGTTGGTGGCCAACAAAGTGGACTATTTACCGGTTCGATGTTAGTTGTGTATAAGGCTATCACCATTATACAAGCAGCAAGAGAAGCGGAGAAGCGTTTGAAACGTTCTGTAGTTCCTATATTTTGGATAGCAGGAGAGGACCATGATTGGGACGAGGTGAACCACACCTACTTACTTACAGGAGATATGAACTTAACGAAGATTAGAATGGATAAGCATAAGCAGACCAGGTCTTCCGTTAGTCAGACTCCCGTCTCAGATAAAGAATGGGCCCGTGCCATTAACATGGTTATCGCTACGCTTCAAGATAGTGAGTTTAAAGCTGATATTGTATCCATAATCAGACAAGCGACAGAGAGTTCAAATAATTTAAGTGATGCTTTCGCGAAATTGATGGGTGAGTTGTTTGGACAATATGGTCTTGTCTTACTAGATTCAGCTGATCCAGAACTACGTAAATTAGAACAAACGGTATTTCAATCCATGATTGAGAAGAATGAAGAATTGGGACGGGCATATCAGGTTTCAGCAGGTCAAATTACGTCTCTTGGTTATGAATTACAAGCAGATGTGGCAGAGGATGGGGCTAATTTATTTTACATTCATGAAGGCAATAGACTACTCCTGACACGAGTAGAAGACCGATTCATGGATCGTAAAGGTCTGGTAGCTTTTACACGTGAACAACTTTTAGATATGCTACACAGCCATCCTGAGCGCTTCAGTAACAATGTGCTAACCAGACCCCTCATGCAGGATTCTTTATTCCCGGTACTTGGAAGTGTGTTGGGTCAGGGAGAAATATCTTACTGGGCGATTACACGTCAAGCCTTTGAAGTGCTTGGCTTAGAGATGCCTATTCTATTGCCGCGAATGTCCTTTACAATGATAGAAGGAACACAGCATAAGTATATGGATAAGTATGGATTATCGTTTCAAGATGTACAGCATCATCTTCAAGAGCGCCGAAATCAATGGCTCTCTGAGCAGGATACGGTGCATATAGATACGCAATTTGAGGCTACTAGGAAAGCTTTTGAACAACTTTATGAACCCTTGATTCAGCAGCTAGGAGATTTACAAGCGGGTCTTATAACGATTGGGGAGAACAATAAGTCCAAGATTCTAGATCAGATCACTTATATGGAAAGAAAAGCGAAAGAAGCATTAGAACAGAGGCATGAAGCGACATTACGTCAATGGGATAGAATAGAAACGCTATTGTTCCCCTTAGGCCAACCACAGGAAAGAGTCTACAATCTATTTTATTATGCAAATCGTTACGGTGTATCCTTTATCCGTAATATTATGGAAATATCTGTTGATTATTCAGGGGGGCATCGGATAATATATTTATAG
- a CDS encoding adenosylhomocysteinase, with translation MNARTLNGSIVKDMGLAPDGHLKIDWAEAHMPVLNRIRKQFEAEQPFKGLKVAISLHLEAKTAYLAKVVQAGGAEVTIAGSNPLSTQDDVCAALVEDGITVLARHNPEPKEFKEMLIKLLEIKPDLIIDDGGDLVTILHSERPDLLENLRGGAEETTTGILRLKAMDNDNMLKLPMVAVNDAYCKYLFDNRYGTGQSVFDAINRTTNLVVAGKTVVVVGYGWCGKGVAMRAKGLGAKVIVTEVNAIKAVEAHMDGFQVMSMVEAAKLGDFFVTVTGNRDVITGVHYDVMKDGAILANAGHFDVEVNKPELLSRSQSVRTVRRNIEEYHFNDGRKMYLIAEGRLVNLGAGDGHPAEIMDMTFALQAMSLKYVNDNYRELGSHVINVPYELDEQVAQFKLESLGISIDTLSEEQALYVKSWDTN, from the coding sequence ATGAATGCTAGGACATTAAATGGCAGTATCGTTAAAGATATGGGGTTGGCACCTGACGGACATTTGAAGATTGATTGGGCAGAGGCTCATATGCCTGTATTGAATCGAATTCGTAAACAATTCGAAGCTGAGCAACCATTTAAAGGGTTGAAAGTGGCTATTTCACTTCATTTGGAAGCCAAAACGGCTTATTTAGCAAAAGTTGTACAGGCAGGTGGAGCAGAAGTTACTATTGCAGGCAGTAATCCTTTGTCTACACAAGATGATGTGTGCGCGGCATTAGTGGAAGATGGTATCACTGTGTTGGCACGACATAATCCTGAGCCTAAAGAGTTCAAAGAGATGCTAATTAAATTACTTGAAATTAAGCCTGATCTTATCATTGATGATGGTGGCGATTTAGTGACCATTCTGCATTCAGAACGTCCAGACCTTCTTGAGAATCTCAGAGGCGGAGCAGAAGAGACAACAACGGGTATATTGCGTCTGAAAGCAATGGATAACGATAACATGCTTAAATTGCCAATGGTTGCTGTGAATGATGCCTATTGTAAATATTTATTTGATAATCGTTATGGTACCGGACAATCTGTATTTGATGCTATCAACCGTACGACAAACTTGGTAGTTGCGGGCAAAACGGTTGTCGTTGTAGGATATGGTTGGTGCGGTAAAGGTGTCGCAATGAGAGCGAAGGGCTTAGGAGCTAAAGTAATTGTGACTGAAGTTAATGCCATTAAGGCTGTAGAAGCGCACATGGATGGTTTCCAAGTGATGTCTATGGTCGAGGCTGCTAAGCTGGGAGACTTCTTCGTTACGGTTACAGGTAACCGAGATGTTATAACAGGTGTGCATTATGATGTAATGAAGGACGGGGCTATTCTTGCGAATGCAGGTCATTTCGATGTTGAAGTGAACAAGCCTGAACTTTTAAGTCGGTCTCAATCTGTTCGAACTGTACGCCGTAATATTGAGGAATATCATTTCAATGATGGCCGTAAGATGTATCTAATTGCTGAAGGGCGTCTCGTAAACCTAGGTGCTGGAGATGGTCATCCGGCAGAAATTATGGATATGACCTTTGCACTACAGGCTATGTCACTGAAATATGTGAATGATAATTATCGCGAACTTGGGTCTCATGTCATTAACGTACCCTATGAGTTGGATGAACAAGTAGCACAGTTTAAGCTTGAGAGTCTTGGAATAAGCATAGACACCCTAAGTGAAGAACAGGCATTATATGTGAAGAGTTGGGATACAAACTAA
- a CDS encoding peptide ABC transporter substrate-binding protein — MKKKWLGMLALILIVSTVLAACGADNKKNDGATNTNTEKPAKDQVLRINLSAEPPTFDPAQAKDSQTNTVLKLMYEGLTRSEDGKEVPGIAESWEVSPDGLKYVFHLRKDAAWNNGDPVTAKDFVFAWERVLSPATTPAAPYAYQLFYIKNAENYNTPKLADGKANPNYISDFSQVGVKATDDNTLEVTLENPTPYFLNLTSFYTFYPVHSSVTGNAAWATDPKSMVTNGAFDLTTWTKGQKIEFTKNDKYWSKDIIKLSKITASLTNSGATELASYKSGQLDYAGEPNGAIPADQLPAIKKELPNEFNVKGFASTYFYEFNVTAKPFDNVKIRKAFAMAIDRQAIVEKVTLGGQLPAFGFVPPGIKGVSDEFRTENKDDYFQENVDEAKKLLAEGMAEEGYTTLPEVTLIYNSDENHRKVALAIGDMWSKNLGVTVKTENQEWGVFLQNRQNLNYQVARSAWSADYNDPMSFIDLWKTGGGNNDNGFSNAEYDALVDDAYKSLDNTQRMENFKKAEKILIQDEQAIMPIYYYTNKSLTKENVKGIVVHYNGSIDFSRAYFE, encoded by the coding sequence ATGAAGAAGAAATGGCTAGGAATGCTAGCACTCATCCTTATTGTGAGTACTGTTCTTGCAGCATGTGGCGCAGACAACAAAAAGAATGATGGCGCAACGAATACTAACACTGAAAAACCAGCAAAAGATCAAGTACTACGTATTAACTTGAGCGCAGAACCACCGACATTTGATCCGGCACAAGCTAAAGATAGCCAAACTAATACGGTTCTTAAGCTAATGTACGAAGGTTTGACACGTTCTGAAGATGGTAAAGAAGTTCCAGGTATTGCAGAGAGCTGGGAGGTATCCCCAGATGGATTGAAATACGTATTTCATCTTCGTAAAGATGCTGCTTGGAACAACGGTGATCCTGTAACAGCTAAAGATTTCGTGTTTGCCTGGGAACGTGTGTTAAGCCCTGCAACGACTCCAGCTGCTCCCTATGCATACCAATTGTTCTACATCAAGAATGCTGAAAATTACAACACACCTAAACTAGCAGATGGTAAGGCTAATCCAAATTATATTTCTGATTTTTCTCAAGTAGGTGTTAAGGCTACGGATGATAATACGTTGGAAGTTACATTAGAGAATCCAACCCCGTATTTCTTAAATCTAACTTCTTTCTACACGTTTTATCCAGTTCATTCTTCAGTAACTGGTAATGCAGCGTGGGCAACAGATCCTAAATCCATGGTTACGAATGGTGCATTTGACCTAACAACATGGACAAAAGGGCAAAAAATTGAGTTTACTAAAAATGATAAATACTGGTCAAAAGATATAATTAAATTAAGTAAAATTACAGCATCTCTTACGAACAGTGGTGCGACTGAGCTTGCAAGTTATAAGAGTGGTCAATTAGATTATGCTGGTGAACCCAATGGTGCAATTCCAGCTGACCAACTTCCAGCAATTAAGAAAGAACTTCCAAATGAATTCAATGTTAAAGGTTTTGCAAGTACTTATTTCTATGAATTTAACGTAACAGCTAAGCCTTTTGACAATGTTAAGATCCGTAAAGCTTTTGCAATGGCGATTGATCGTCAAGCTATCGTTGAGAAAGTAACACTGGGCGGACAACTTCCAGCTTTTGGTTTCGTGCCTCCAGGTATCAAAGGTGTGAGTGATGAATTCCGTACTGAGAATAAAGATGATTATTTCCAAGAGAATGTGGATGAAGCTAAGAAATTGTTAGCTGAAGGTATGGCAGAAGAAGGTTATACAACTTTGCCTGAAGTAACCTTGATCTATAACTCCGATGAAAACCATAGAAAAGTCGCTCTAGCAATTGGTGATATGTGGTCGAAAAACTTGGGCGTTACTGTGAAAACAGAAAACCAAGAGTGGGGTGTATTCCTTCAGAATCGTCAAAACCTGAACTATCAAGTGGCACGTTCAGCTTGGTCAGCTGACTACAATGATCCAATGAGCTTTATCGATCTTTGGAAAACAGGTGGCGGTAACAATGACAATGGTTTCTCTAATGCTGAGTATGATGCATTGGTAGATGATGCTTACAAATCATTGGACAACACACAACGTATGGAAAATTTCAAAAAGGCTGAAAAAATCTTGATTCAAGATGAACAAGCTATAATGCCGATCTACTACTACACTAACAAATCGTTGACTAAAGAAAATGTAAAAGGTATTGTCGTTCATTATAATGGTTCAATTGACTTTTCCCGCGCTTATTTTGAGTAG
- a CDS encoding ABC transporter permease codes for MIRYIANKFFYLLISLLILISVTFFLMKAIPGDPFMSEKKSSPEIQMRLMEQYGLDKPVYQQYVKYLGDIVTGDFGISMKHQNQRVSDIIGQTFQASLKLGAVAIVFAVIIGVLLGMLAALYHRKLIDNVAMVIAVLGMAVPSFVLATMLQYLLALKFGMFNVMGFEGPMDYVLPVLALSAQPIAFIARLTRSSMLEVLHADYIKTAKAKGLNWFSIMFKHVIRNGILPVVTYVGPMTANIITGSVVIEQIFGIGGIGKVFVECITNRDYTMIMGVTIFYGILLMLARFVTDIAYVMIDPRIKFNRGKEG; via the coding sequence ATGATACGTTATATTGCAAATAAATTCTTTTATCTGTTAATTTCGTTATTAATACTGATATCTGTGACTTTCTTTCTAATGAAAGCAATTCCAGGGGACCCTTTTATGTCTGAAAAAAAGTCTTCACCTGAAATTCAAATGCGTCTAATGGAGCAATATGGGCTGGACAAGCCCGTGTATCAACAGTATGTCAAATATTTGGGTGATATTGTTACAGGTGACTTTGGAATATCCATGAAGCATCAGAATCAGAGAGTTTCGGACATTATTGGCCAAACGTTTCAAGCATCTTTGAAACTGGGTGCTGTTGCTATTGTGTTCGCAGTTATTATAGGGGTACTACTAGGCATGCTCGCCGCACTTTATCATCGCAAGCTAATTGATAATGTTGCCATGGTTATTGCGGTGTTGGGTATGGCTGTTCCAAGCTTTGTGCTTGCAACCATGTTGCAATATTTGCTGGCGCTTAAGTTCGGCATGTTTAATGTCATGGGATTTGAAGGTCCAATGGACTATGTACTTCCAGTATTAGCTCTATCAGCACAACCAATTGCATTTATTGCACGTCTGACACGCTCTAGTATGCTTGAAGTACTTCATGCAGATTACATTAAGACAGCTAAGGCCAAGGGTCTGAATTGGTTTTCTATCATGTTCAAACACGTTATTCGTAACGGGATTTTACCAGTCGTAACCTATGTGGGACCTATGACTGCCAATATTATTACAGGTTCTGTCGTTATTGAGCAAATCTTTGGTATTGGTGGAATTGGTAAAGTATTTGTCGAATGTATTACGAATCGTGACTACACCATGATTATGGGTGTAACGATTTTTTACGGGATTCTATTGATGTTGGCAAGATTCGTTACCGATATTGCCTATGTAATGATTGATCCAAGAATTAAATTTAATCGAGGAAAGGAGGGCTAA
- the mraZ gene encoding division/cell wall cluster transcriptional repressor MraZ: MFMGEYQHSIDDKGRIIIPVKFRDLLGTSFVVTRGLDQCLFAYPKEEWAIMEQKLKSLSLMKSDARAFTRFFFSGATECEWDKQGRVNLPGNLREYAKLEKDCIVLGVSNRMEIWSKNMWNEYFQQSEQTFNDIAEKLVDLNFDL; the protein is encoded by the coding sequence ATGTTTATGGGGGAATATCAACATAGCATTGATGACAAGGGCCGGATTATTATCCCGGTTAAATTCCGCGACCTTTTGGGAACCTCATTCGTTGTTACCCGCGGTTTGGACCAATGCCTATTTGCGTACCCTAAGGAAGAATGGGCTATTATGGAACAGAAGCTCAAATCTCTATCTTTGATGAAATCTGATGCACGTGCGTTTACCCGGTTTTTTTTCTCGGGTGCAACTGAATGTGAATGGGACAAACAGGGTAGGGTAAATCTACCGGGGAATTTGCGGGAATATGCTAAGCTTGAGAAGGATTGTATTGTGTTAGGCGTATCGAACCGAATGGAAATTTGGAGCAAAAATATGTGGAATGAGTATTTTCAACAATCCGAACAAACATTTAATGATATTGCTGAAAAATTAGTCGATTTAAACTTTGATTTATAG
- a CDS encoding ABC transporter permease, with translation MDTNQLNELKLTPEDFQKIGTDEKEAEVIQRESLSAWRDAGQRLYHNKMAMTALVILVLIIISSIIGPMISEFNYYSNDLMNTNQGPSSLHWFGTDDLGRDMFVRTWMGARISLIVGLAAALIDVFIGVIYGGIMGFFGGRVDEIMNKFSEILYSIPYMLVTILLLVVLEPSLGTIILALTITGWINMSWIVRGEIIQLKNREFVLASRSMGAGSGRLLFKHLLPNAMGPIIVTLTLSVPTAIFAEAFLSFLGLGVQAPVASLGSMINDALTGWMYYPWRMLFPAILISLTMLCFNIFGDGLRDALDPKLKK, from the coding sequence TTGGATACTAATCAGTTAAACGAATTGAAATTAACACCTGAAGATTTCCAGAAAATAGGCACGGATGAGAAAGAAGCAGAAGTTATTCAGAGAGAAAGTCTCTCAGCATGGAGAGATGCAGGGCAACGTCTTTACCATAATAAGATGGCGATGACCGCTCTGGTTATACTAGTACTCATTATTATTTCATCCATTATAGGACCTATGATTTCTGAGTTTAATTATTATTCTAATGATTTGATGAACACCAATCAGGGGCCTTCCTCTCTACATTGGTTCGGTACAGATGATCTAGGACGAGATATGTTTGTTCGTACTTGGATGGGCGCACGAATTTCACTTATTGTAGGATTGGCAGCGGCATTGATTGACGTCTTTATAGGTGTTATTTATGGCGGTATTATGGGGTTCTTTGGAGGACGTGTTGATGAGATCATGAATAAGTTCTCAGAAATTCTATACTCTATTCCATATATGCTCGTAACGATTCTTTTATTGGTTGTGCTTGAACCCAGTCTAGGGACGATTATCCTTGCCTTGACTATAACGGGCTGGATTAATATGTCTTGGATTGTTCGTGGTGAGATCATTCAGTTGAAGAACCGCGAGTTCGTGCTGGCTTCTCGTTCCATGGGTGCCGGTTCGGGACGGTTATTATTTAAACATTTGCTACCTAATGCAATGGGGCCTATTATCGTTACACTTACGCTCTCTGTTCCAACGGCTATTTTTGCTGAAGCATTCCTTAGCTTCTTGGGTCTTGGTGTACAAGCTCCTGTGGCTTCCTTGGGATCGATGATTAACGATGCCTTGACAGGTTGGATGTATTACCCATGGCGGATGTTGTTCCCGGCCATCCTAATTAGTTTAACAATGCTATGCTTTAATATTTTCGGTGATGGCCTTCGTGACGCACTAGATCCTAAATTAAAGAAATAG
- a CDS encoding ABC transporter ATP-binding protein, whose protein sequence is MEPILQVKDLHVSFHVKGGEVQAVRGMNFDIGKGETVAIVGESGSGKSVTAQTIMRLIPTPPSHIKQGEIIFQGQNLLEKTNSEMEAIRGKDIGMIFQDPMTSLNPTIKVGKQITEVLIKHQKMSWSEAEKQGIEMLKIVGIKNAEARFNQYPHEFSGGMRQRAMIAIALACRPALLIADEPTTALDVTIQAQILDVMKEMQQRLGTSIILITHDLGVVAGMCDKVIVMYAGEVVETGTKWEIFKNPQHPYTKGLLRSMPRLDQKKNEPLIPIIGTPPDLIKPPLGCPFCARCDQAMRVCESIDPSATVFSETHMARCWNLHPMAQEGQIS, encoded by the coding sequence ATGGAGCCTATTTTACAAGTGAAAGACCTACACGTATCATTTCATGTAAAAGGCGGAGAAGTTCAGGCTGTACGCGGTATGAACTTTGACATTGGTAAGGGTGAGACGGTTGCAATTGTCGGAGAATCCGGTAGCGGTAAAAGTGTTACCGCTCAGACGATTATGCGCCTGATTCCTACTCCGCCTTCTCATATCAAGCAAGGTGAAATCATTTTTCAAGGGCAGAATTTATTAGAAAAGACGAACAGTGAGATGGAAGCGATACGTGGGAAAGATATTGGAATGATATTTCAAGATCCTATGACTTCTTTGAATCCTACGATTAAAGTAGGTAAACAAATTACTGAAGTTTTGATTAAGCATCAGAAAATGTCCTGGAGTGAAGCTGAAAAGCAAGGTATTGAGATGCTTAAGATCGTAGGTATCAAAAATGCGGAGGCTCGCTTCAATCAATATCCACACGAATTCTCTGGCGGTATGCGTCAGCGTGCGATGATTGCTATTGCCTTAGCCTGTCGTCCGGCACTTCTTATTGCCGACGAACCTACAACGGCTTTGGATGTAACGATCCAGGCTCAAATTCTAGATGTCATGAAAGAGATGCAGCAACGTCTAGGTACCTCTATCATTCTTATTACACATGACCTTGGTGTTGTAGCAGGCATGTGCGATAAAGTCATTGTTATGTACGCAGGCGAAGTAGTAGAGACGGGTACGAAATGGGAGATATTTAAGAACCCTCAGCATCCATATACGAAGGGTCTTTTACGTTCGATGCCACGTCTAGATCAAAAGAAGAATGAGCCATTGATTCCTATCATCGGTACGCCACCCGATCTTATTAAACCTCCTCTAGGTTGTCCGTTCTGTGCACGTTGCGATCAGGCGATGAGAGTATGTGAAAGTATTGATCCGAGTGCTACTGTGTTTAGTGAAACACATATGGCAAGATGCTGGAATCTGCATCCCATGGCGCAGGAGGGACAAATATCATGA